aaactaaataaatatatatattatttaatatcgtattttatttttatatttccattctttctttaaatttatttgatttttatataattgactTGGAGTTTATGAACCGTCTTCTTGATGACACAACGTCTGCTTCTGACTTGCTTCTATGTGCATTTTGGTGGATCTGACTATCACAATTCTCATCCTCACTAGATATTTCTTCTTCCTCATATTCCTCTGTCTTGGAAATTCAAAACTTGCTTTTATAAAATCCtagataaactttttttttactatcaaaattactatagtTCAAGAAAATTCCACTCCAAGTTCCCATATAACAATCTTTTCCAATTCTTGAGCAAGTCTGCTCTCAAGATCGACAGgtgctagtgtctttttctacgtatgtgtcttgctgcagatTCTAGTCACCAGATTTAAATTGCAAGTCTAGTGCAAGCCTTACACAAGAAATTTATGCCGGATTATAATTCAATTCTGGAGAAAGACTATAGTTGAAAATAATtgcgcatggcttgctcaagatctgctcaaggctcaaaattgaccttgagccttgagcagatcttgagcaagccatgcgtaAGTACCTACTGTAAGTTACTGGTGCAAGAAATGCGTCAGACACTTTTTCATTGCACCGTGTTCaaaatatctttaatattcttGCCTACGATACCATGAGCAAGAcataccctgattaaaaatactcattcgaaaagtattgaaaattatttcaattcttttcaatccatacggagattttgaaaaatattaaatggaattaaaatcccgatcatttgaatactttctaattcttataatggaatttaaaagtattaaaaggAATTtaatctttcatcatttcaataccttccaatatggaactattttagtattgagaaggattcagaaagattggAAAATgtgaattcattttaatttgttcTATTCAAGTCATAATTAgaaatatggaactattttggtattgagggaaattcagaaagattaaaaactgtcaattcattttaatttttttcaatcccacacgtgacccgaaatgtgaaattattttgttattgagaagtattcagaaaaatagaaaatgtcaattcatttgaatctttttcaatccaacTCTTAACCCGAAATATGGAAGtattttggtattgaggaAGATTTAGAACGATTGAAAACTGTTaatttattcgaatttttttcaatgctacTCGTAACCCTAAAATTCGAAACTTTCTTGTTGTTGAcgaggattcagaaagattaaaaatatcaattcattcgaatttttttcaattcttcgGAAGTTTAGAAAtccttataatatttttcgattcaatataattgaaaagtattaattttatgtccagATGAAAACCTTGTGGAATaggatttattcaaaagtattcaattctcatctttttcaatacttttcaatgagtatttttaatcagggtacaCAAATCTTGTCATAAGTTTCTTGATACACGATCATGCGAAAgacatacgtagaaaaagacactagcagCTAGGGGTCTTGCTCAAGATACTTACTCCAGAATCTTGCTCGAACACGTATTACTAGGAGTTCTAATCTCTCtcaagtttagaagttccacatgtcgaatttttttttaatctttggaatgaattttttacacgggtattacgataacaaataatatttattataaatcgtATTGTTTCGCAGTAAAGCGATCAATGATATTTATCATTCCgttagtcaaaaaatttaaattgtattgttttatttaaaatcgttataaatatatatattaaatattgaatgtatattaataacaacTATATCACGTGAAATTGGTGACGGTTTATCAAAGCGttttacgaattttatttcaatattttatggcgtatttatttatatattcatatgttaactattgataattttatttatcttacttataattattttaaaatttgtctgtctATTTTCAGAGTTTTACCAGCCGGAGGACCTCAAACTATACGCAATAAATCATGCGAATCATCAActtagaatatattttaaggtaaagattttatataatctttaaattgaaaaattaaaaacttgaaacgcgatcattaaataaaaaaaaaaaaaaaaattcactattATTGTTCACGacgacttttttttcctttttatgattttttttaacaatcgtgattgataattaataaatttagtatgattaattactaatttcttttttaactaTTGGATTAACTGaaatagtttaataaataaagtttagttttgtttgtttaattaatttaaaaactggtCAGATTCTTTACCATattccaataaataaataaaataaaatttattaagtagcGAATGTTACTTTTACGAAAACGGGTTTAACGTTCCACATcgactactattattattattattattattaattattattattttagcgTGTCTAAGTGtaattaaacaaacaaaaaaaaatttaattaacttaaattgtgtattagttataaattgtaatttttgacgtatgaattgttatttctaatcaataaaaacaaaataattaattaatgtcttGTAATAATTGTGTTGTCcataatcatttattaataaaaataactattataaatttgtgattatatatatttatatatataatatatacaatttttaatataaaaaattaacctttaaattttattatttacaataatataatatatttatttatgctgATCTTTTTGCAGTCTTAAGCATTTAATActggaaaatatttaatccacCGAATTAAAACTCTTCATTTTAAAcccaaattttttgttatctgAAAAAgaatgaaattgaaataattaataaaaaatattaaattaataattaatttagtgttttttaattttatttgtggaTTAAGGTAGTTCACTCGCGACATTCGTAGCCAAAAGTATAGCGTAACTATAACTACAAAAAGTTTGAGATACTCGATgccagaatattttatttttgtaagagactgtacactgttaaaaataatttgagaatgacaatacaaaaggaattggattttcataactagatatttgaattgtattttcaataaaaaaagcttcaaatttaatatacgtaatttaattaccctgattaaaaaatttcattgaaaagtattgaaaaagatgagaattgaatctttttgaatactttctataccccaaggttttcatttggacataaaattaatacttttcaatcccaaagtaatataagaatttctaaacttccgaggaattggaaaagattcaaatgaattgatatttttaatctttctgcaTACTTTTCAATACCAAAAAAGTTTCGAATTTTAGAGTCACGTATGGGATTGAGaagaattcaaatgaattgaaatttttgaatctttctgaatccttctcaatatcAAAATAGTCCAATATTTCGGATCGAGTGTaagattgaaaagaattcaaatgaattgacatttttgaatctttctgaatccttcgcAATACCAAAATAATTCCATATTGGAAAGtgttgaaatgatgaaagattaaattcttttcactacttttcaattccattttaagaattagaaagtattcaaatgctcgaaatttcaattccattcaatactttccaaaacctccgtgggattgaaaagaattgaaataattttcaatccttttcaatgaatatttttaatcagggaatcaagctgatatttaaaattaagataaaaaatatgaattttaataaacgtacttaaaatttattattgttttttaaatttttaaagcaagtattgaaaattctaagacatattgaatttttataattccatttgaaatttcataatacttatttgaaaattcaaatgtttGTATATGAAATTTCTGCACGTGACGTGCTGCGCATTCGGTATATAATCAAGGATTGTGTagtgaaatatataatatatatgtgagtAATGTGAGCGGTGTACATCagactttattattttcaagtttttatttcctcaataatataaagtaaacaAAACTTGTGACTGAACTGAACATCATTGACAGtatgataaatgataaaatgataCAGTATTAAATGTGATATAcctgttaaaataattgtttgaattttcaaaacattgtatataacgcaataaacacatacaattgtgtttgaaatttcattgtaaCGATCGTATAGAATTTAACATACacgcttttgaattttcaaattaacgcttcagattttcaaagacatttatttaaaaaaaaaaaaaaagtatttgaatattacaaaacttgtatttgaaaatccaaaaagAAGTATTTGGAAATCCaaagtgttaatttgaaaattcaaaaacgtgtattttaaattctatatgaaattagtagtgaaatttcaagcacgaatgtatgtgtttactgcgttatatacaatattttggaaattcaaacaatttttttgacagtttatcctatacattttaattttaaatataccgATACACACCAATACAGTCACACTCATGAGTATAATAAATGTGGCAACGCCGCAAATTTTCATATTGATATAGTGTGGTTTGAATGTACAAACAGTTTGTTATTGTtgacaattacatgtgattgaattttttggataagctaaaattaaattttaaaaatgcctTTTAATAACGATCAATTACGATATAAAGGAAGATTTGTAAAGAAAAAGGTCCTTGAAAAACGAACAAAAGCGATTGTTGCTATGAATaacgctaaaaaattaaaaactcaatcTTTAAAAACTGTGTGTCGTGGTCGACGTATTGTAGAATTACAAGAgctaggaaaaaatttaaaatgtcgtTTATGCAGTAAAGTTTTATCGcttgaaaaaataactcaTGAAAAACGCATGGGACTTAATTCTATTTTGAATGTTAAATGTGAGGATTGTAATGTTATCACATTAGTACCTACTGGTAAAACTCATCTCACAAGGAGTGAGGTTAAGCAATCAGATGTCAACACAAAAGCAGTTCTAggtaagttaataaataattttttatcaatatatttaaaaaatataaaatagattaCATTGTCAtagtttatagttttttaacttcccgctaagaaaattggaaattttcaaaaattccaatgcagtatgtatgtatgtacgtacgtatgtaaatatctgtaactttttaacggataaaccgattttgatcgtcaagGTGTCATTCAACGCAGCTTATTAATATCTAAAAGCtgtgaaaaattgagcttgatcggtagcgTGCGTTCgaagatattccaaaaataaaattttttcaaaaatgtttttttttggataacttttaatgttcTCAgaggattgattccaaaatctactcagctctaaaactttataagccgcgtcgaacgccaccaaaaaaatcaaaatcggttcattcgttcgcgaaatatcgtgggagaaagataTGCTAAAAAACCGTTtctttcgaaaacaatggcatacaaaagtattttcgagctcgaagagcttgaacATGTACTCATAAcaacgttttcgagctcaagctTAGGACTGGCCCGCAGgatcaaccgatagaccgatttttttttttttttttttttttttttttttttatcattagaaTCTTTTATCTTATTTCAAGGTGCTGTTCATTCTGGTTTTGGCTGTACTgctctaaataaattacttgctTCGATGAATATTCCTCCAATATCGTGGAGcctatacaaaaaatatgaacGAGAAATTGGTCCAGCAATAGAAGAAGCTGCAAGAGACAGTTGCAGTCATAGTGCAGCAGAAAAGCGTCAacttatcattgataaattagATGAAATGAAGGCAAAATTGTAATACTTTgtaagaatatttattttctgcgatattttttatataacaattATGAGAACTAGTAACTTTCAAAAGCTGAtgagtttattttttgatcatctgtaaatattttataataaacttgaactagtcataattttaatcatgTCGATAATCTCTTACCCAATTGCACAAAAAAGActatctttttaaaaaacgctttCCAGATCACAAACGACCAGATTTATTAAAGCTTGAAAAGTTAGCAAGTGACTTTTTACAAGTACAaccaactaaaatttttcgtgaAGCAATATACGACGTtgaaatacttgaaaaattatcaaaaacatATTTTACAGAAGATTTAATGACGAAAAATTGCGTACTTTATAAAGCTTCTGTCATGGAAAAAATTGTATTGCCATCTTTGGAACCTTTAAAAAGTGGTATTTCGGATATAATGATTAAAAGGATTGCATTTGAATGCATAACTTTCGATGATTTATAAGATACTTATAAAGAATTAGGTTCTACAGGAATTGAGAACTTAATATTCTAATAAAAAAGATAGTGGTAAGTCACGTGTTACCAAAGATTGACGACTGCAACGTTGCCAAGTTCTGATTACTGTACCCCACCACACGTCAagtgttttgaaattatttatattttaaaagtaaatattttttaaacaaatcggTCATAAAATTCcgagttttttcaaaaaaaattctaatttttttattcactagtgcataagtttttcaaaaaaatagtaaGAACCGTTTTCAAGATAATCAGGAAAttatacgttttttttatacttggtAGATCTCCAGCATGTTAATTATGCACTTTTTGATTGTTAATACCTCgttttatgtacctgaagatcagaacgtttttcgcggaacgaaaataagaaaaaagaaatgaaaagtaaaaaatctactggatctagatttcggaAATGTTTCACACGTCACCCGAAAATTACAGGCCACccccaactaccccttaagtcgCCTTTAGACGCAAATTTcaggaattattttcattttcgatgcgtgaaaaacgttctgaTCGTCAGGTACATCTCGTTTTAcaatcggtgaaaaaaatccgttttttttttcattaaatattagaCATTTTTGTTAATCTCATGTTTTAATTTCATCGCATTCCTAGAAAAAGGCGTTTTGCGAGTGAACTATCgtaatacaaaaatttgaatacatgTACAATTGTAcgaattcaataattattttttaatagactTTCACAAGCTCCCatagtttaataattaatcaactcCATTGTAAAACTTgacaattgaataaaaaatttatatttttatacccaGTGAGcccaagtaataaaataaataataaaaaatgtaaaatatttattacctgTTCGTAAACAGTCCATGCCATAGCTGTCATCAGAGTTCGCCTCAACATTCGAGGAACAATTCCTTTAAAAAAACCTCCGTATCCATATTTCTGATGTACGAAAATAAATACActctttatattattaaatttatctggaTATAACtgcattttagttttaattacatCGACGGGTTGTGTTATAACTGACGCTAAAATTCCAGACACTATTCCACAGGCAAAGTGAGTGGTCACACTGCCGCTTAATTctgttatgaaataaaataataatgaattattattatttataaaataaaaaaaatttaatgattaatattaatgtgATGTAATTACTTTTGTCAGATACTTCTTTTAATTGGGTATAAAACATAAGATAGAGACCACTGTACGGAGCATCACGTAATAAAGTTGGCGCTAAACCACTGGAAAGCCCTTTAATAccttcatatttataaataagtcTTAATGCTTCTCCCATACTTTGGTATTTGTAAACACCACTTTCATATCTTGTTTTAATTACGGTTATTGGTATCAATAAACTTCCAGATAATGTACGTGCTGCTATTCCCAGAGACACTGCTTGTAAAGGTGTAAGCGGTTCTTCTAAacatattgtattttttaaccaATGGAgagtagaaaaatataaacctaCACCAGGTATTACTCGAGTAATTGACTAAAagaatgataatatttatatttagtaaaaatttattatccataaaattataaaatttattttaaattttaattaccggAGTCATTCCCTTCCAtaatccaaaaatattttctttcttgATAATGTGAACTACTGTTGTTATCATTGCGTGTTTTggtgaactttaaaaataaaaaatatattgttcattttatgcagaaaatttttttttgtttatttttaaaaatggtaattaaaaaatgataacttaaaatatatgacgttgtttaattttgataagaaaaaaaaatataaaatgttttcaattttatgtaatattttttttttttaatatcagtcattacacagaaaaaaaagaattttttggggcaagaaaaattttgtatcatgaaatgaaaacaaaaattttcttggggcgagtaaaagttttttgtatcaaattcttttttctgtgtaataaataataattgaaaatttatgacgTAATTGaactttgataaaaaattaaatgtcaaaaaaaagaacaatgtttttgatttttttttttaaatctcagtaattaataaataataacgataaatatatgacataattaaatcttaattttaaaaaaatataaataattgttacctGACATGATTGCTGACAGTATTTTGTAGACGTGTTTTAATAAGATCCAGtggttgaaataaaattgttgaaaaagttCCAGAAAATGAT
This genomic interval from Microplitis mediator isolate UGA2020A chromosome 2, iyMicMedi2.1, whole genome shotgun sequence contains the following:
- the LOC130662970 gene encoding uncharacterized protein LOC130662970, with protein sequence MPFNNDQLRYKGRFVKKKVLEKRTKAIVAMNNAKKLKTQSLKTVCRGRRIVELQELGKNLKCRLCSKVLSLEKITHEKRMGLNSILNVKCEDCNVITLVPTGKTHLTRSEVKQSDVNTKAVLGAVHSGFGCTALNKLLASMNIPPISWSLYKKYEREIGPAIEEAARDSCSHSAAEKRQLIIDKLDEMKAKL
- the LOC130662969 gene encoding mitochondrial glycine transporter-like isoform X1, translating into MEGRLVDPRSEETSISKDYPILKSFLAGSFSGTFSTILFQPLDLIKTRLQNTVSNHVSSPKHAMITTVVHIIKKENIFGLWKGMTPSITRVIPGVGLYFSTLHWLKNTICLEEPLTPLQAVSLGIAARTLSGSLLIPITVIKTRYESGVYKYQSMGEALRLIYKYEGIKGLSSGLAPTLLRDAPYSGLYLMFYTQLKEVSDKKLSGSVTTHFACGIVSGILASVITQPVDVIKTKMQLYPDKFNNIKSVFIFVHQKYGYGGFFKGIVPRMLRRTLMTAMAWTVYEQITKNLGLK
- the LOC130662969 gene encoding mitochondrial glycine transporter-like isoform X2, which produces MDTLTTYPILKSFLAGSFSGTFSTILFQPLDLIKTRLQNTVSNHVSSPKHAMITTVVHIIKKENIFGLWKGMTPSITRVIPGVGLYFSTLHWLKNTICLEEPLTPLQAVSLGIAARTLSGSLLIPITVIKTRYESGVYKYQSMGEALRLIYKYEGIKGLSSGLAPTLLRDAPYSGLYLMFYTQLKEVSDKKLSGSVTTHFACGIVSGILASVITQPVDVIKTKMQLYPDKFNNIKSVFIFVHQKYGYGGFFKGIVPRMLRRTLMTAMAWTVYEQITKNLGLK